The Babylonia areolata isolate BAREFJ2019XMU chromosome 24, ASM4173473v1, whole genome shotgun sequence genomic interval CAGTGCCAATAAAGAAGGAGTTTCTGAACTGCTCAGTCTGAGATCTGCCTACTACAAAGGATCTTGAATTGTTCCTCATGTGTTTGGAGATGGCACTTGTTGCGTTGTATTCTTTAAAGTCGCGAGGTTTGAtgcgacgtccttctttgtgtgcAGGCAGGAAACCAGTAGGCGGTATGGCCGGTACTAACCCCACAACCACCTTGTACAGAAAAGTTAGGCGTAGATCACTTCTACGTTTCTGTAGCGTTGGCAGCTGCAGGGTAGATAACACCGGGAATAACTAACTTATCATCTCACTGATGTCGTATATTGATAAATATCACACTCGCTGTGTCTGTTGCAGTTACAGAGCATGCATGGCTACTTGTTATTGATACTACGAGCAGATGAATATTTTATTTGATAAGTTAGTTATTTACTCACTGGTGTAATATATTGGTCAATATCATATGTGTCTGTTGCAGTTACAGAGCATTGGTTCCAAGGATCCTCATGTTGTTCCCATTGGGAAAACCCTGGAGGTATGATGCATAACAGAAAAtaaatgtttgagagagagagagagagtgtgtgtgtgtgtgaaaaattccTTAAACTAAAATGATATTGGTAACTGGAATTACTACAGATAGTTTGTGGAAACAGGCCAATTTATTTTAAGAATCAACATGCTGTATTAAGTATATTGTAGTGCTTGAATGTAAGTGTACATCATTGGTATGATGATTATTCTCATGAAAACAATTTGTGttatgtgcgagagagagggtgagagtgtggAAGTCACCCATATTAAAAGTAAGGCTTATCTGTGTAAACTGTAAAAAGCTAATTTATCAACACCAACTCAACTGTATTTTATCAGTGTTCCTTTATCAGTTCCACCAAATGGTGGAAATAATCCTTCTAAAAAAAATGCTGAAGAATGTTCTCATTTGGCTACAAATATTATGATGATTGCACACATTTCCTGCACTTCGTTGATATAtgatatacacgtgtgtgtgtgtgtgtgtgtgtgtgtcaaagattaTTGGATGTGAATTTTGTaaattatttattgttgttgttatagaatttggtttgtttgcttttgttaagaAAGAACAACCTTATTCTAGAAAAAATGTTATTGAAAAATGAGTTTTTTAATGTGCATAATTGTCACTTTGTGTAAAtgattctttatttcttcttcttcgtttttcatGATAAATGTtgacgtgttatatatatatatatatatatatatatatatatatatatatatatatatatatggagagagagagggagagagagatggaaggtcaACAATATGTATTTATAAAATAATGTTTGTTGAAGTTTATTGCTTATGATATATGAAACAAGGATCCAAAAGAAAGCAAAATTAAACGGAGTCATGGATTTTCTTTGAGTAGATTTCTGTGATACTACTATCAGTTGGCAAAGATTTTAGTTTGTTGAAAGTTTAATAATGGTTTATGCTTTTATATTTTATATCTGTGGGTCAGTTGTGTTTTGAATGTGGTGATGTGATGAATGATTGaatcattctaaaaaaaaaaaagttttgtttccaCGACCTGTCCCTGACCTAGGTATGCACTCATACGCACAGTCCCTGTATAAATGActtatttgtatgttttttttatgatttgtttttcttttgacagcTCAGAATAGATGTTAAGTAACAAGATCAGTTCTCTGGTTTTTGCTTCCAGTAACTCATTAAACATATCAGGTTAATTGTTGTATAATAGAATGATTATTACAAATTCTTTTCTCCACTTAATTGTATTTTTCATTAAAATTCATTATTAATTACAGCTGTAAAATTAGAAAGGCTTGATCTTTTTttgaaattccccccccccccatctgtcacACTATACTTGTATACAGATTGTAGGCACTCGTCAAGCCTTTAACCCCTTTTGCTGAAAAGCGTCAGTTTTGCATTTAATtcaaaatttaaacaaaaacagTGGGCAAAAAAGTAAGAACTCAAAATCACATAATGCTACTGGCAACTGTTCTGTCCTGGCAGCAAATGGATGAAGAGGACGATgaggacgaagacgacgaaggTGAGGAGGATGAAGAAAGCGACACGAACGATGATGAGCTAGACACAGACATGATGGACGACAGAGACTCTGCAGACGATGCCAGCAATTGTAAGTCCGTTTTCCCTCAGTCTCACTCTCAGGTTTTCTGTATGTTTAATTCCATGATTGTGCTGACAAATACGCTCATAAAGACAagcttacaggtctggatgtctGCCACTGTTCTGTATTTGAACTGTTTTCTCTTGGGATTCTATTGCTTTTGTTCAGCAGAATCCATAACACCATTGAGAAGTACATAAACAAGTAATGCATTGAACTTAGACTCATTCTACGCAGATCTCACTTCACCAAGGTTGAGCAGTCAAGCGGTTAATGCAGATGTTGATGTCAGGTGATTGACCAGATGACTGTAAAGTATTCTTCAGAATTATGTTCAGATGAAGACTGGTAAGCAATGCAGCATTTTGCAGTTGTACTGGTAGATTTTCTTGTGTTTCACATTTACTATGTATCTAatatttcaatttctttttttctttctttcttttctgtttcctttcttgtttctttctcccaTGCCTCAGTGCAGTGGTGTTGCTTCCATcttactctgccccccccccccccccacccataatCATTTCATTGTGTTTATATATCAAATTATTTGTTGATTTCGTTTAATTACTTGGTTTCATTTCAAGTTAATACTTTATGCCAAAAATGAAACACATCATTAAAAAATTGTTATGCTAATATTTTGTACAAACCTAGGATTGACTCTGAAGGCTCTTTGTACTAATAGCAGAGCACTGGCTTTATGCATAGTCAAATGTCTACTCACttatttaatgtttttgttttttattaaagcagatgtggtgtagcgtgttttAATCAGTGTCAcacactttgacgcctccttgaagctgaaaactGGAACTTATAGATGTCCCGTTTCAGATTGATCAGCTGGACTGAACGGTATTGTGCTGAGGATGATCTGACAGCGACCGCCATAGGAGTCCACTTCTCCACACTGGTGTGTTGAGGAACCTAGTCCCATCATCGGTAGCTTGAATTCTGTTTTGTGTCAATTTAATAATGATATGCAATAAACTAGTTGTGAACATGGTGAACTTTTTCTTGTTGGGGTTCGTTTCTGTTTGGGCAGGAGGGAAAAGAAAACGGAATCAAGTATGCTGTTGGTGCATATGTGCGCACGTatatatgcacgcatacacatgtgcatgcacacacacacatacacacactcacatacacacgcacgcacgaacacacacaacacacatactgatacacagacgcacatgcacatgcacagacacacacacacacacacatacacacacagtcggGAATAGAAACTGGAATCGGACACGCTCTCATTAATTTTGTTTGGATGCacatatgtgcacgcacacacacgcacacacacactcatacatgcacacacattcaatcacatgtacacacacacacacacgcatacacacacactcgtgagcgcacacaaacgcatgcatacaACAAGGATAAATTGAACTGAGCCCAATCTAAGGACTTATAGTAGAAATGTACATAATAAACATTTTAAATTTGTAAGTCATCCaattgtgtgtctgcgtgtgtgcaatAAACGTTTCATTCGTGTGAACTTATGCATGGTAATATTTCATGTAGTATTCATACTGAATTGTCATACCAACCTCTTCCACCTTctgcacaccccacacccccacctcgttcacacacacacacatgcgcacacactacTGACAAAGAATGAGTTGCATTCATTCAGTTTCCACCGCCAGAACCAGTActactctcacacccaccccacctctcttaacctttgctggctatcgtgggtcgtacacgaccccgAAGGGTAcgaaaacgcaaatatctcaaccaattcttaatatttttctaggaaatttcagaaatgcttcctgcacctaaaaggccaacatttgccaaaatttttttttaaattcatttattagttaataagtaattaaaggtggcgttttaactacacacggacgcttttGTGGGTCGTGtgtgacccatgctttttaaagaggaaaaaacgtggtcacccctcgaaagctcgtgtgggtcatgcactaCCCATACCTTtctaatagtgatttcagaaggtttaattttaCTTTCAATatcctcact includes:
- the LOC143298692 gene encoding anaphase-promoting complex subunit 15-like, which produces MANPLFPSLMPNAVDRLWFAVDKPCDDNEQQTQQEAEYNAWLQSIGSKDPHVVPIGKTLEQMDEEDDEDEDDEGEEDEESDTNDDELDTDMMDDRDSADDASNY